CGACGTTGGTAACGAACAGCGGGTGCTTAGCGCGCTGGCCGATGTTGAGGATTGCCGCAATCTGCCAGTCGGCCACTTTCTGCGCCGCCGCCATTTCGCGAGCTTTACCTTTCACCGCCTGACGCACTGCCAGCGCAACGCGCGCGCCGGTCTGGGTGACATCTTCGCCCAGCACCAGAACCGCATCGTAAGACTCGATTTCACGCAGTGCCGGAGTATGAATACCACCGTCACGCAGCACGCTCAGCGCCAGCTGCAGACGTTCCTGCTCGCCCTGGGCGATACCGGTATAGAAGTTATCCGCACCGACCAGCTCACGCAGCGCGAAGTTGCTTTCAACGCTGGCGCGCGGGGAGCCGATACCAATCACTTTCTTCGACTGACGCAGAATATCTGCCGCGCCCTGCATCGCCTGTTCGGCGTTCAGCGTGATCAGGTCATCGCCACGACGCTGTACCGGCTGGCGCGGACGGTCTTTCAGGTTCACGTAACCATAGCCAAAACGACCACGGTCGCAGAGGAAGTAGTGGTTAACGGTACCGTTGTAGCGGTTTTCGATACGACGCAGTTCACCGTAGCGCTCGCCCGGGCTGGTGTTACAGCCGATGGAACACTGCTGGCAGATGCTCGGCGCAAACTGCATGTCCCATTTACGGTTATAACGCTCGGAGTGCGTTTTATCGGTGAAGACGCCGGTCGGACAAATTTCGACCAGGTTACCAGAGAATTCGCTTTCCAGCGTACCGTCTTCCGGACGACCGAAGTAGACGTTGTCATGTGCGCCATAAACGCCCAGATCTGTGCCGTCCGCATAATCTTTGTAGTAACGCACGCAGCGATAGCAGGCGATGCAGCGGTTCATTTCGTGAGAGATGAACGGCCCCAGGTCCTGGTTGCGGTGAGTACGCTTCGTGAAGCGATAGCGACGGAAGCTATGACCGGTCATGACGGTCATATCCTGAAGGTGGCAGTTACCGCCTTCTTCACAGACCGGACAGTCGTGCGGGTGGTTAGTCATCAACCACTCCACGACGCTTTCGCGGAACTGCTTCGCTTCTTCGTCATCAATAGAAATAAAGGTGCCTTCGGTGGCCGGTGTCATACAAGACATCACCAGGCGACCACGCGTGTCTTCCGCGTTTTGATATTGCTTCACCGCACACTGGCGGCAAGCACCGACGCTTCCCAGCGCCGGGTGCCAGCAAAAGTACGGAATATCAAGGCCGAGAGACAGACAAGCTTCCAGCAGGTTGTCCGCTCCGTTGACCTCATATTCTTTGCCGTCTACATGAATCGTAGCCATAGTCAGCATGCTTCCAGTTATCTTAGTCAGGGACTAAGCGTTAATCGAATTACTTATCGCGATGCAGGGGTAAACCCGCAATTACCAGCGCTCTTTCAACAGGTTCGGCTGAATACCACCAATCTGATGGGTATTGCTGAAGGACTGCTTGATGCCAGCTTCGAATTCTTCGCGGAAATATTTAATGGCGCTCTGCAGCGGTTCCACCGCACCCGGTGCGTGTGCACAGAAGGTTTTACCCGGGCCGAGGAAACGACACAGTTGCTCAAGTGTCTCGATATCCCCAGGCTGGCCTTCGCCACGCTCCAGCGCGCGCAGAATTTTCACACTCCACGGCAGACCGTCACGGCACGGCGTACACCAGCCGCAGGACTCGCGGGCAAAGAACTCTTCGAGGTTACGCACCAGCCCAACCATGCCAATCTCATGGTCGACGGCCATTGCCAGCGCGGTACCCAGACGGCTGCCTGCTTTACCGATGCTTTCGAATTCCATCGGCAGATCGAGGTGAGCCTCGGTCAGGAAGTCAGTACCCGCGCCGCCAGGCTGCCAGGCTTTGAACTTCAGGCCATCGCGCATGCCGCCCGCGTAGTCTTCGAGGATCTCACGCGCGGTAGTACCGAAAGGCAGTTCCCACAGGCCAGGGTTCTTCACACGACCGGAGAAGCCCATCAGCTTGGTGCCTGCATCTTTACTCTTCGAAATGTTCTGGTACCACTCCACGCCGTTCGCGAGGATAGCCGGTACGTTACACAGGGTTTCGACGTTATTGACGCAGGTCGGCTTGCCCCATGCGCCAGAGCTTGCCGGGAACGGCGGCTTGGAACGCGGGTTAGCACGGCGACCTTCGAGGGAGTTAATCAGTGCGGTTTCTTCACCGCAGATATAACGCCCTGCCCCGGTGTGCACAAACAGTTCGAAGTCGAAACCGGTGCCCATGATGTTTTTGCCAAGCAGACCGGCTTCGGTTGCTTCAGCAATCGCGCGACGCAGATGCACAGCCGCTTCGATATATTCGCCGCGCAGGAAGATGTAACCACGGTACGCTTTTAGCGCGAACGCGGAGATCAGCATGCCTTCCACCAGCAGGTGCGGCAGCTGTTCCATCAGCAGACGGTCTTTATAGGTGCCCGGTTCCATTTCATCGGCGTTACACAGCAGGTAACGGATGTTCATGGATTCGTCTTTCGGCATCAGGCTCCACTTCAGACCAGTGGAAAAGCCCGCGCCGCCGCGCCCTTTCAGGCCAGCGTCTTTTACCTGATTGACGATTTCATCCGGTGACAGCCCGGTCAGGGCCTTACGCGCACCTTCGTAGCCGTTCTTGCTACGGTATTCGTCCAGCCATACCGGCTGTTTGTCATCACGCAGACGCCAGGTCAGCGGATGCGTTTCGGGAGTACGGATAATGTCTTTCATTTATACCGCTCCAGCAGTTCGGGAATGCCTTCCGGGGTCAGGTGAGCGTGAGTATCCTCATCGATCATCATGTTTGGCCCTTTATCGCAGTTCCCCAGGCAACAGGTTGGTAGCAGCGTAAAACGACCGTCAAAGGTCGTCTGCCCCGGCTTGATGTTGAGTTTTTTCTCAAGTGCAGCCTGGATCCCCTGGTAGCCGTTGATATGGCACACCACGCTATCGCAATAGCGGATCACGTGGCGACCTACCGGCTGGCGGAAGATCTGGCTATAGAACGTGGCAACACCTTCTACGTCGCTTGCCGGGATACCCAGCACATCAGCGATCGCATAGATCGCGCCATCCGGCACCCAGCCACGCTGTTTCTGAACGATTTTCAGCGCTTCAATGGACGCCGCACGCGGGTCTTCGTAGTGGTGCTTCTCGTGCTCAATCGCTTCACGCTCAGCCGCACTCAGCTCAAAAGCCTCGGTTTGTGGTTGTTGATTCTCGTGCATAATTAGCGGTCCACATCTGACATAACAAAATCGATACTACCCAGATGGACGATAAGGTCGGACACCAGGCTGCCACGTACCGCTACCGGGATCTGCTGCAGGTGTGCATAGCTCGGGGTACGGATACGGGTACGATAACTCATGGTGCTGCCATCGCTGGTCAGGTAGTAACTGTTGATACCCTTGGTCGCTTCTACCATCTGGAAGGACTCGTTTGCCGGCATAACCGGTCCCCACGAAACCTGCAGGAAGTGGGTGATCAGGGTTTCGATATGTTGCAGCGTGCGCTCTTTCGGCGGCGGCGTCGTCAGCGGGTGATCCGCTTTGAACGGGCCTTCCGGCATGTTATTGAGGCACTGCTCAAGGATGCGCAGACTCTGGCGCAGCTCTTCAACTTTCAGCATCACGCGGGTATAGCAGTCGGACACGCCGCCGCCAACCGGAACTTCAAAGTCAAAGTTTTCGTAGCCAGAGTACGGACGCGCTTTACGCACGTCGAAATCAATACCGGTCGCACGCAGCGCAGCACCAGTACAACCCCAGTCCAGCGCTTCTTTCTTACCGTAAGCGGCAACGCCCTGCGAACGGCCTTTCAGGATGGTGTTACGCAGCGCGGCTTTCTCGTAAGAATCCAGACGTTTTGGCATCCAGTCGAGGAAGTCACGCAGCAGTTTGTCCCAACCGCGCGGCAGATCGTGTGCCACACCGCCGATACGGAACCAGGCCGGGTGCATACGGAAACCGGTGATCGCTTCCACGACGTCATAGATTTTCTGACGGTCGGTAAAGGCGAAGAATACCGGGGTCATCGCGCCAACGTCCTGAATGAACGTGGAGATGTACAGCAGGTGGCTGTTGATACGGAACAGTTCAGACAACATTACGCGAATCACGTTGACGCGATCCGGCGTGGTGATACCTGCCAGTTTCTCAACGGCCAGTACGTAAGGCATTTCGTTTACGCAGCCGCCGAGATACTCGATACGGTCGGTGTACGGAATGTAGCTGTGCCAGGACTGACGTTCACCCATCTTTTCAGCGCCACGGTGGTGGTAGCCGATGTCAGGTACGCAGTCGACGATTTCTTCGCCATCAAGCTGCAGCACAATACGGAACGCACCGTGAGAAGACGGGTGGTTAGGACCGAGGTTGAGGAACATGAAGTCCTCGTTTTCGGTACTACGCTTCATGCCCCAGTCTTCTGGTTTGAAGGTCAGTGATTCCATTTCCAGATCCTGTTTGGCTTTAGTCAGCTCAAACGGATCGAATTCAGTCGCACGCGCCGGGTAGTCTTTACGCAGCGGGTGGCCTTCCCAGGTATGCGGCATCAGCAGACGTGTCAGGTGCGGGTGACCTTCGATGTCGATGCCAAACATTTCCCAGGTTTCACGCTCATACCAGTTAGCGTTCGGGAACAGTTTGGTGAAAGTCGGTACACGCAGATCGTTTTCAGACAAAGCCACCTTGAGCATGATATCGCGATTGCGTTCAATGGAGATCAGGTGATAGAAAACGGAAAAATCCGCGGCAGGTAACCCTTCGCGGTGCGTACGCAGACGTTCGTCCATGCCGTGTAAGTCAAACAGCATGACGTAAGGTTTTGGCAGTCTCTTTAAGAAATCGCCAACTTCCAGTAATTGTTCACGCTTGACCCAAACAACGGGTACCCCGGTGCGAGTCGCCTGAACGGTAAAGGCATCCGGCCCAAAACGGTTGCGCAGTTCGCCAATGACCGGGTCATCAAGGTGATCCCGTGTTTGCCATACGGCGTCTTGCGCGGTTAAGTCGGTCATATTGTTCACCATTGCAAATGGTCCGTGGTGGTCGGCAGTGCTTCGCGCTATTTATGTAGTGATAAGCGAAGGAAGTGCTGCTGCCGACAGGCGCAAATTAAATCTCGTCTGGTGTACGAAGATTCGTTACAGCAATACGTTCGCCGCGTTTACGCTCGCGTTCTGACTGCATATTGGCGCGATAAACGCCCTGATCGCCAACCACCCAAGAGAGTGGACGGCGTTCTTTGCCAATGGAATCTTGCAGCAGCATCAGAGCCTGCATATACGCTTCTGGGCGCGGCGGGCATCCCGGGATGTACACATCGACCGGTATAAATTTATCAACGCCCTGCACCACAGAATAGATGTCGTACATACCGCCGGAGTTGGCGCATGCGCCCATGGAAATAACCCATTTCGGTTCCAGCATCTGATCGTAGAGGCGCTGAATAACCGGTGCCATTTTGGTAAAGCAGGTTCCGGCTACGACCATCAGGTCAGCCTGACGCGGCGATGCACGCAGTACTTCCGCACCAAAACGGGCCACGTCGTGCACGGCGGTAAACGAGGTCACCATCTCAACGTAGCAGCAGGAAAGGCCAAAGTTATATGGCCAAATTGAGTTTTTACGGCCCCAGTTAACCATGTCATGCAGTTTGCCCATGAACACGTTTTTGTTAACTTCTTGCTCCAGGGGGTCGGTTACGATCTCCTGTTTTTGCAGGGGGTAACGGTCGTTCTCACCGTTAGGATCTATGCGGGTGAGCGTATAATCCATCTTAATGCCTCGCGGTTAGCGTTGACGATTAGCGATACTGTTCGTTTCCGGGTTCATACGCTCGCGGCGTGAACGCGCGGGCGTCCAGTCCAGCGCGCCAATACGCACCAGATAAACCAGACCAGCCAGTAACACAAAAATAAAAATTGCAGCTTCCACAAAGCCAATCCAACCGCTTTCACGGATAGAAGTTGACCATGCGAACAGATACAGCGCTTCAACGTCGAAGATAACGAAGAACATGGCTACCAGATAAAACTTGGCAGACAGGCGCAAGCGGGCGGTGCCGACCGAGTCGATACCTGATTCAAACGGCACGTTTTTAGATCTCGCGCGCGCGCGACCACCTAAAAACCAGCCGCCGACGAGCATCAGGCAGCACAGGCCAATGGCAACAATAAGAAAGATAGCGAATGCCCAGTGATGAGCGATGATTTCAGTGGATGTTGACATACTCATTGCTTACTCATCAAAAGTAGCGCCAAATTCTCTGCTCTTTTCGGCAGATGAACGCCACATCGATTCATGGGGAGGAATAAAAAAAACCTTACAATCACTGTGAAAAACCATTTTATACAGCTAATTGATGGGGTTTTTTACTCCTTTCTATAACCTTTTGTCAACTTTAACAAAAGTTTCCTCACATTATTTTACACTGTTCCAACTTCATTAACATAAAGTGCTCTTTAAACCCATTTCGATCGCATCATGGGTCATTTTTAATGTTGTTGAATCGTGTCCGTAGTGAAGTAAAAAAGATAATACACGTCTATTTTGACAGGAATTCACCCAGATGCCTCCCCCTAAATGGGAGTATTTTCTTGATCTGTGACACGCTTTTGTTAATTCACCATAAAAAACAGCAACAATTTCTCTAGTTTTTTAACATGAAAATAATTAGCAACTCTGCTGCTTATTTTTTGCCCTGGTGCAAGGCTGTTTTTTTACCTCCTGATTTTGTTAAGTTTTAGTATAGCAAATGACATAAACGGGCAATATTTGCATAAAAAAAGAGCCACTGGATGTTTTTTCATCATCAGTGGCTCTTTTTTACACTTACATTTTAAAACGAATTTTTGTGACGCATTACTCAAAGTCGCCTTCAACAATCAGCGAGTCGTCTCCCCCTTCAGGGGTAAACTGATTGTATTGCCAAGGATTTTGATAGGTCTGCATTGACTTAAAGATAACTTCAGCCAACTCATTTTGCGTCGAAGGATCGCAGCACAACAGATACTCGGTGTCAGGCAATGGCGGTAATCCGTCGGCAGCGCCCAGTACGCGTAAATCCGGACTCATCATTTCAACAGGACGCGCAGTAACGCCGAGCCCTGCTTTTACCGCAGCACGAACCGCAGGCAGTGTTGAGGCGACATACGCCAAACGCCACGGGATCTGTGCAGCATTCAATGTTGCCAGCACGATATCGCGAAATGGACTCGGATCATCCAACAGAACCAACGGTACCGGCTCACCTTTTTGCAGGATATATTCAGCCGCGCAATACCAATGTGTTGGAGAGGTGCGCAGATTCAGGCACTCAAAATCGCCAGGACGGTTAGTGGTCACCACCAAATCGACCTCTTGCGACTTCAGCATATCCACCATATAGGCATTGCGCTTAACCCTCACATCCAGCGCAAGCTTCGGATAAACCGAACTTATACGGTTGAGCAGAAACGGGAGTATGGTATCGGCAGATTCATCAGAAGCACCGATAGTTAACACTCCCTGAAGATTGTTAAACATTAATGATGAGCATGCCTCATCATTAAAACGCAGTATTTTTCTGGCGTAACCCAATAGCTGGATACCATGTTCGGTCAGCAGTTTGTTGCGTCCATGGCGCGCGAACAACTCTTTCCCCACGAGTTGTTCAAGGCGCTGCATTTGCTGACTCACCGCAGACTGAGTTCGACATACCGCAGCTGCCGCAGCCGCAAAGGTATTCAGGTCGGCAACAGCAACAAAGGTTCTCAGCAGATCGAGGTCGAGGTTAATTATCGGACGATTTGCATTTATCATAGTTTTTCACTTACTCGCGGGTCATACCGGGTTAATGCTGTGCATTTGGAATCAAACAACTCCATTTGTAATGTGCCTCCCTTGCAGTTTCGCTTAGTGTAACCAAGTGAAAATAAGGATGTATTTGGTTTAACAAACGAAACAATTCTCTTTCTGAGCTATTTTAATACCAGTGATATTCATCGGAATATAGCAACGAGAAAGAGCCGTATTTTTAGCTGCTGGATGATTCTGACTAATAGGAAACATGTAAATTTTGTAAATTTAAAAAATAGTTAACGAACAATAATTTACACATTAAAAACTAACTTTTCAGTATGTTAGGAACAACCAACAAACATTTGAATTATCGTAAAATTCGTACTACGCACCATTTGATAGGAGTTATCTTAACCTAAAACCACTATATTTATAAGTGTTATCGCGAATAATTCCGGGCAAATTGGTGTTATCTCAGAGCATCGGTTTTCGTATTATTAGCCCACTCAATTTGATGTCGTTTAAATAATAAATAATAATTAATTAAGAATCCCTCAATTCATTAATTAAACTTAACAATGGGTTCACACCCCACAACGTCAGGATCAGACTGATAACAGAATTCGCGGATGAAACCTCAGTATTTTCGAATCACGCCATACCGCCTGGATATCGGCTGCCTTTTGCTTTACAGAACCAACTTTTTTTGACCAGACAATTCACCACACCCACACCATAACAGCAAAACATACACCCTTAAAAATACAACAATACAGATTATCATTCTGTAATAATTGCATTATTTAGTTATTAACAGTTAATTATAATCCCCCTCCTTTTCAAAATCTTCTACTGAAGACCCTTCAAAACTAACCGTCGTGGGAGTACATTGTGCTGGGCTGACTTCCACGGCAGGGAGTGGCATTCACAGCTAAAAAGGTCAACGTTCATGTCCCCCATTGAAAAATCCAGCAAATTAGAAAACGTCTGTTATGACATTCGCGGCCCGGTTCTGAAGGAAGCAAAGCGCCTGGAAGAAGAAGGCAATAAAGTTCTGAAACTGAACATTGGTAACCCCGCACCATTCGGGTTTGAAGCGCCAGATGAAATTCTGGTAGATGTCATCCGCAATTTGCCAACAGCGCAAGGATATTGCGACTCAAAAGGTCTTTATTCAGCCCGTAAAGCGATCATGCAGCATTACCAGGCCCGTGGAATGCGTGATGTGACCGTAGAAGATATCTATATCGGTAACGGCGTTTCCGAATTGATCGTGCAGGCCATGCAGGCCTTGCTGAACAGTGGGGACGAAATGCTGGTTCCTGCCCCTGACTATCCGCTGTGGACGGCAGCGGTATCGCTTTCCGGCGGTAATGCCGTGCACTACCTATGCGACGAATCATCAGACTGGTTCCCGGACCTGGATGATATCCGCGCCAAAATTACGCCGCGCACACGTGGGATCGTCATCATCAACCCAAACAACCCAACCGGTGCGGTTTACTCTAAAGAGTTGCTGATGGAGATTGTTGAGATTGCTCGCCAGAACAACCTCATCATCTTTGCGGATGAGATTTACGACAAAATTCTCTACGATGACGCGGAACACCACTCCATCGCCGCAATGGCGCCGGACCTGTTGACCATCACCTTCAACGGCCTGTCGAAAACCTATCGCGTTGCTGGTTTCCGTCAGGGCTGGATGGTGCTGAACGGACCGAAGAAACACGCCAAGGGATACATTGAAGGCCTTGAAATGTTGGCGTCTATGCGCCTGTGCGCCAACGTTCCGGCCCAACATGCCATTCAGACCGCGCTGGGCGGATACCAGAGCATCAGCGAATTCATCATGCCTGGTGGGCGTCTGTATGAACAACGCAACCGCGCCTGGGAACTGCTCAATGACATACCCGGCGTCTCTTGCGTAAAACCGCGCGGCGCGTTGTATATGTTCCCGAAAATTGATGCTAAGCGCTTCAATATTCATGACGACCAGAAGATGGTGCTCGACTTCCTGCTGCAGGAAAAAGTCCTGCTGGTTCAGGGAACGGCGTTCAACTGGCCGTGGCCGGATCATTTCCGCATCGTGACGCTGCCGCGTATTGACGATATTGAGATGTCGCTGAGTAAATTTGAGCGTTTCCTGTCGGGTTATCACCAGTTGTAACCACGCAAAGTGCTACCGGGTTTGCATCCGGTAGCACTCTCTGCGCAAAATACCGTTACTGAAGTCACTGAGTAAGGGTCGTTATGAAGCAGAGCCACTTTTTTGCCCACCTCTCCCGTCTGAAACTCATTAATCGCTGGCCGCTGATGCGCAATGTGCGTACCGAAAACGTGTCCGAACATAGCCTGCAGGTTGCCATGGTTGCCCATGCGCTGGCCGCGATCAAAAACCGTAAATTTGGTGGTCAGGTGAATGCTGAGCGTATTGCCCTACTGGCGATGTATCACGATGCGTCCGAGGTGCTGACCGGCGATCTCCCAACCCCGGTGAAATACTTCAACTCGCAGATCGCTCAGGAATATAAAGCGATAGAGAAAATTGCCCAGCAAAAACTGGTCGATATGGTGCCCGACGAACTGCGCGATATTTTTGCACCGCTCATTGATGAACATGCCTTAAGTGAAGAAGAGAGATCCCTTGTTAAACAGGCCGATGCCCTGTGCGCATATCTGAAGTGTCTGGAGGAACTCTCCGCCGGTAACAACGAGTTTCTGCTGGCCAAAACGCGTCTGGAAAAAACGCTGGAATCGCGACGCAGCGAGGAGATGGACTACTTTATGGACGTGTTTGTCCCAAGCTTTCACCTCTCATTAGATGAGATCAGCCAGGACTCACCGCTTTAAACGATCTTGCCGGATGGTGACGTCAACGTCTTATCCGGCCTACAGGTAGCGTGATATCCGTAGGCCTGATAAGCGCAGCGCCATCAGGCGTTTACTGCGGCGGTCAAAACGGGAACAGCATAGGGATCATCACTACGCACACTGCCATCACAATGATGGTAAATGGCACGCCAATCTTCACAAAATCGCTAAAGCTGTAGTTGCCAGGCCCGAGCACCAGCGTGTTTACCGGCGAAGAAACCGGCGTCATAAAGGCCGCGGATGCCGCCATCGCAATCACCATCGCAAAAGGATACGGCGAAACGCCCATCGACTTTGCCGCCGCCAGCGCGATTGGCGCCATCAGCACCGCCGTCGCGGTATTGGAAATAAATAACCCGATGGTCGCGCACAGCACGAACAGGCAGCCCAGCATCATGTACGGACCATACCCGCCGCCGACGTCCATCAACCCTTTCACCACCAGATCGACACCGCCGGTTTTTTGTAAAGCCAGCGCGAAGGGCATCATCCCAACGATCAAAATAATGCTTGGCCAGTGAATCGCTTTGTAGGCGCTTTCAGCATCGATACAGCGAAATTTCCCCATCAGCAGACAGGCGATGATCGCGGCAACCGTATTGGGAATTTCATCGGTGAGCATCAGGGCGACCATCAGCACCAGACAGAAAATCGCATGCGGTGCCTGACTGTGCGCCGGAGAAGCTTCACTGACTTCGACGGGCATATTCAGCACGACAAAATCACGGCCTTTTTGTCCCAGCAGCGTAATGAGCTTCCAGTTACCCACCACTAAAATGATATCGCCCATCAACAGCGGCTCATCAACCACCGCTCCGGCAAGCGCCGTACCATCGCGCTTCAGCCCGACGACATTCAGCCCGTAGCGCGTACGAAAAGCGATTTCCCTAACCGTTTTGCCGATCAATTCCGATTCAGGGATCAGGGAGATTTCGGCCATACCCACATCAAGCGCCTGCTCGGAGAAGTATTCGCCACGCAGCACCATCGGCTCAAGAAACTGTTCAGCGCAAAATTCACGCAGGTCGACATCGGCCGCGGACATGTCAATCAGCAACACGTCACGGGCGCGAAACTCAGAAACCCCATTGACGTCGACTATTACACGACGAAAGCGCCGCCAGCGCTCCACGCCAATCACGTTTGCCCCGTAGCGTTCACGCAGCTTCAGGTCGTCCAGACGCTGGCCAATCATAGGTGAACCCGGGCGGATCGCCAGACGGCGCGCACGCCCGGTCAGGCGATATTCTTTTATCAGATCGCGAAAGGTCCTGCGCTTCCAGCCGTCTCCCGGCTGCCTGGAATCTTCCCCCTTGAGCATAAAGCGCATTAACAGCATATAAAATATGCCAAGCACCAGAACCACCAGCCCCAGCGGGGTAACGCTAAAAAAGCTGAAACCGTTGAGTCCTTCACGTAACAGTTCACTGTTGACGACCAGGTTAGGCGGCGTCGCCACCAGCGTCATCATGCCGCTTATCAATCCAGCAAAACTTAATGGCATCATCAGGCGTGAAGGGGAAATTTCCATGCGCATGGAAACGCTTAGGACTACCGGAATAAAGATGGCGACCACACCGGTCGAACTCATAAACGCACCGAGCCCGGCAACGGTAATCATCAGCAACACCAGCATTTTGACTTCACTGCTACCGGCCACCTTCACCAGCCAGGCCCCCATTACCGTCGCCACCCCGGTACGCACCAGGCCGTCGCCGATGATAAATAAGGCTGCTATCAAAATAACGTTAGGATCGCTGAATCCGGAAAAGGCTTCTGTGATGCTCAATGTTCCACTCAGAACAAAGGCAATAATGACCAGCAAAGCGACCGCATCCATACGCACTCTGCCAGTTGCAAACAAAACGACGGCAATCGCCAGCAATGAGAGAACCCATATCAATTCACCGTTCACAACATATCCTTGTTAAATGAGAGGGATGAGTCGATTCTGCCATAAAAAAGCCCCAACAATCTGGGGCTAAATCATGATCAGGTATTTCTTACAACGACCACATTTCCGTTGGGTTGTTTGGTCACAGAAATATGTTCCAGACTGGTCAGCGAAAAATCGACCTCATCCAGACGCGGCGTGTCCGCAGGCGCGTTGACCGCTATGACATGACACCCTGCGGCCAGTCCTGAGAGCACCCCGGCAGGCGCATCTTCCACCACCGTGCATTCCTGCGGCGCAAGACCCAGAAGCTGAGCACCTAACAGATAGGCGTCTGGCTCTGGCTTCCCTCGTTTTACCCGCTCGGCGGTGACAAACACTTCAGGAGCAGGAAGCCCTGCCACACGATGGCGCGCCCGAGCGACCGGCATAGATCCGGATGTCACGATCGCCCATGGAATACCGGCTTTATTGAGGTGGTTGAGTAAATCAACCGCCCCCGGCAGCGCGGTTATCCCAGCGGTTTCCGTCGCTTCGATCTGCTCCAGACGGGTGAACTCTGCGGCGATTTCGGCCTCAGATTTACCCACCATAAAGTGTCGCAGGGAGGTAATGGCCTGCTTGCCATGAATAAAGCCCAGCACCTCGGCGTGATCGAGGCCAAAACGATCGGCCCAGTTGCACCACGCGCGTTCTACAGCGGGTAAGGAATCGACCAGCGTTCCATCCAGATCAAACAGAAAACCTTTGCACTGCACGCTCGCCCCCTCAGGCATTAATGATTTGGTTAATTTCATTCGCACTCAGGTGATACTGGCGCGGGC
The Citrobacter arsenatis DNA segment above includes these coding regions:
- the yfbR gene encoding 5'-deoxynucleotidase, whose product is MKQSHFFAHLSRLKLINRWPLMRNVRTENVSEHSLQVAMVAHALAAIKNRKFGGQVNAERIALLAMYHDASEVLTGDLPTPVKYFNSQIAQEYKAIEKIAQQKLVDMVPDELRDIFAPLIDEHALSEEERSLVKQADALCAYLKCLEELSAGNNEFLLAKTRLEKTLESRRSEEMDYFMDVFVPSFHLSLDEISQDSPL
- a CDS encoding SLC13 family permease — its product is MNGELIWVLSLLAIAVVLFATGRVRMDAVALLVIIAFVLSGTLSITEAFSGFSDPNVILIAALFIIGDGLVRTGVATVMGAWLVKVAGSSEVKMLVLLMITVAGLGAFMSSTGVVAIFIPVVLSVSMRMEISPSRLMMPLSFAGLISGMMTLVATPPNLVVNSELLREGLNGFSFFSVTPLGLVVLVLGIFYMLLMRFMLKGEDSRQPGDGWKRRTFRDLIKEYRLTGRARRLAIRPGSPMIGQRLDDLKLRERYGANVIGVERWRRFRRVIVDVNGVSEFRARDVLLIDMSAADVDLREFCAEQFLEPMVLRGEYFSEQALDVGMAEISLIPESELIGKTVREIAFRTRYGLNVVGLKRDGTALAGAVVDEPLLMGDIILVVGNWKLITLLGQKGRDFVVLNMPVEVSEASPAHSQAPHAIFCLVLMVALMLTDEIPNTVAAIIACLLMGKFRCIDAESAYKAIHWPSIILIVGMMPFALALQKTGGVDLVVKGLMDVGGGYGPYMMLGCLFVLCATIGLFISNTATAVLMAPIALAAAKSMGVSPYPFAMVIAMAASAAFMTPVSSPVNTLVLGPGNYSFSDFVKIGVPFTIIVMAVCVVMIPMLFPF
- the alaA gene encoding alanine transaminase AlaA; this translates as MSPIEKSSKLENVCYDIRGPVLKEAKRLEEEGNKVLKLNIGNPAPFGFEAPDEILVDVIRNLPTAQGYCDSKGLYSARKAIMQHYQARGMRDVTVEDIYIGNGVSELIVQAMQALLNSGDEMLVPAPDYPLWTAAVSLSGGNAVHYLCDESSDWFPDLDDIRAKITPRTRGIVIINPNNPTGAVYSKELLMEIVEIARQNNLIIFADEIYDKILYDDAEHHSIAAMAPDLLTITFNGLSKTYRVAGFRQGWMVLNGPKKHAKGYIEGLEMLASMRLCANVPAQHAIQTALGGYQSISEFIMPGGRLYEQRNRAWELLNDIPGVSCVKPRGALYMFPKIDAKRFNIHDDQKMVLDFLLQEKVLLVQGTAFNWPWPDHFRIVTLPRIDDIEMSLSKFERFLSGYHQL
- a CDS encoding sugar phosphatase: MPEGASVQCKGFLFDLDGTLVDSLPAVERAWCNWADRFGLDHAEVLGFIHGKQAITSLRHFMVGKSEAEIAAEFTRLEQIEATETAGITALPGAVDLLNHLNKAGIPWAIVTSGSMPVARARHRVAGLPAPEVFVTAERVKRGKPEPDAYLLGAQLLGLAPQECTVVEDAPAGVLSGLAAGCHVIAVNAPADTPRLDEVDFSLTSLEHISVTKQPNGNVVVVRNT